In Candidatus Cloacimonadota bacterium, the genomic window TCAGCCAATTAGTGAATTCAGAATTTGAAGTATTTCCCTTTACTCTTACTGTGTAATTGGTATTGGAAGAAAGATCTTCTATCCTTATTACCGTAGTGCTTGTGCTCGTGGTCTCATTTGGATGATTCAAAGTGTATTGAAGATCATCAATAAGGACTGCTGAACCTTTACCGTTGAATCGGTTTATCTTAAAGTAATGAACATCCGAGCTTTCGATAGTATAGCTGTGTTCCTTGTAATCAATAGTAATATCATGATTGTTATCGTCGCAAATCAAATAAGCAATATCAGTCCAAACCTCAGAATCAGATGAAACTTGAATTTTTACTTCGGCTTTAGTGTTTTCTGCCGCCAATCGGGAAAAGAAGGATATCTCTTTGATACTCTCCAAATAGGGACTACGTATGTAACTATCTAGCCCTAAAGCCATATACCTAGACATTGAATGCGCATATGTTTTACTAATGTTATAATTAGCATTATCATATCTCCACTCCGAAGGTAGATCATCATTGAAATCAAAGTAATAACCCTCAGCAAGTTCCACCTCATATCCCGTTGCTCCAGCTACTTCATCCCACATCAAGGTAAAGTCATCCGCTGCTATAGCAGTAGCGCACACATTCTGTGGTGAAACTTGTGCATATCCAAAGCTAATAGAAAGAAATCCCAGAACCATGATAAGCCATCTCATGATATCATCCTTTTGTATCAGATTCAAATCTCAATGTTATTATATTACTCATTCTCTTATTCGCGAAGCTCTTGTCGATTCTCATTTGGCGTAGCACCCATTCCGCGAGATCTGCGTAATCTGCGTGAGGTCTATCTATTAGACTACCAATTCTCATTTAGTTCGATCTTGCCCTCTTTACCAGTATATTCCACACACCCTTCCAGAAGTACTTCCAGTCTGTCGCCAGTGGCTTTTCAAGCTTTTGCATCAGGTAGCGGCGTTCAGACTCCACTATCTCATCGAAGGTACCGGGCATATCAGCATAGAAGGGTGGTAGCAGCCCCGGTTTAACCTTAAGCCTTAGCTCTTGCATATCAGGTGGGTAGAGGCTAAAGTAATGCTCACTAAGCGCTCGCACTCCCACCAGAGATAGCTCTCCAGCAAAGAAATTCAGGAACTGCGGTAGTTCATCTATCCACAGCTTGCGCATGATCTTACCCCAGGATGTCACCCGGAAATCGTCCTTGAATTTACCGCCTTCCTGCAGATTGTTCGTTGCATGCACATATGCTTGCAGATACTCGCTATAGGGGTGCATTGTGCGAAATTTCTTTACATATATCGTATTCCCGTTCAACCCCTTACGCTTCAGGCGGATCAAAGGTCCGTAGGTGGGATTTGTGTCTTCCTTGGGCTCTCGGCTTTTTCGCAGGATAAAGTGCATCATGCCACCAATTTCGCGCTTGTGAATCAGGTCAAATCCGCAAAAATAGAGGCGCCCCATAATCTCCGTCTCCGATAACGCGCGGTTGTGCCCCTTGGTCAATGCGAAATACCAGCCTTGCAAGACCGGCAGCTTCGGCATCACACGTCTGAAGAGGAAATCCAGGAAGTATAACACTCTGCCCAGATATGGTGTGAATCGCTGGTAATAGTCGTGCTTTCGCTCGGTGATGGTCTGTCCTTTGCAGATGAATACTCCACCCGGTGCCAGCATTTGATTCACCCGGATGAAATAAGCGTTCAAGCGCCGAAAATCGTTGATCTTGTGCAAATTTATGAATAGATGACGGCTGCTCTCCGGTTCATTTTGGATATTGAAGAGAGTTTCGCTATCCAGCACCAAAGTCTTTGCCCGGCTGAAGCGGCTGATATCCACAAAGTCATTAATGAAGCTCAGTAACTCATTATTCTCGCCCAGATAGTCCTTGAATAGTGCCACCATGATGCTGTCCTCGGGAATGGCGGTGGCAAAGGGCGGGATATAAGCTTCACTGGAGATCGTCGGGATCTGTAGCTGCTCTTCCAGGTAGAACTTCGGGCTTTGCAAGTTTTCCATCTCTTTGGAGCGGGTAAGCAGCCTGGTGGAGGCAAAAGCGCTATTTTCTTTGCGAAAGCGGAATGCGTAGTACAATCCGATAAAGATAAAGAGCTCGATCGCCCCCACAGTGAGGATGGTGCCCAATACGATGTATCTGGAATAGTGAAATTTGCCGAATATGTACATCAGGATCAAGATACCCAAAATGGCTACGGTATTGCACTTGAACATACGCCTCAGCAGTTCAGCGCCGTTGTCGATGGTCTTCAGCGAGTATTTCAAGCCCCACACGCCAGAACCTATCCAGATGATGGTAAAGGGGATCAGCGAACGCCAGTAATTTGCGATAATCACTCGAGTCCCATTGCGCATCTTTGCGACAAATAGAAAGGAAAACAGCACAATGAGGATGTCCAATAAGAAAAAACCCCATTTCCCAAGCTTATCTTTCTCCCATTTACTCCC contains:
- a CDS encoding sugar transferase, which translates into the protein MCVLRGRFLALGSKWEKDKLGKWGFFLLDILIVLFSFLFVAKMRNGTRVIIANYWRSLIPFTIIWIGSGVWGLKYSLKTIDNGAELLRRMFKCNTVAILGILILMYIFGKFHYSRYIVLGTILTVGAIELFIFIGLYYAFRFRKENSAFASTRLLTRSKEMENLQSPKFYLEEQLQIPTISSEAYIPPFATAIPEDSIMVALFKDYLGENNELLSFINDFVDISRFSRAKTLVLDSETLFNIQNEPESSRHLFINLHKINDFRRLNAYFIRVNQMLAPGGVFICKGQTITERKHDYYQRFTPYLGRVLYFLDFLFRRVMPKLPVLQGWYFALTKGHNRALSETEIMGRLYFCGFDLIHKREIGGMMHFILRKSREPKEDTNPTYGPLIRLKRKGLNGNTIYVKKFRTMHPYSEYLQAYVHATNNLQEGGKFKDDFRVTSWGKIMRKLWIDELPQFLNFFAGELSLVGVRALSEHYFSLYPPDMQELRLKVKPGLLPPFYADMPGTFDEIVESERRYLMQKLEKPLATDWKYFWKGVWNILVKRARSN